The Anopheles coluzzii chromosome 2, AcolN3, whole genome shotgun sequence genome window below encodes:
- the LOC125906542 gene encoding ionotropic receptor 75a-like translates to MGGRDKQDLILPLMIASLLLSGHSVAAAVDASMVGAVGALLKLIGTPLKVTAFVECWNEGEKLMFARIGLSGGRHLMQFVEPRRASPDARTDVKDMDNYRNATLDEDAESHQTLVVVDLRCNGSERLLAEAGQRLYLNYRWLLMDSSEGGAPLGIEHYLAVLQDLPALVSSEIFVMLEEDGQSIRFMQVYRVSQNSELLTEHYALWNATVPGDTEGEMIDLRTHKVTSVRRKDLHGHYLRASMVITNPDTLNHLTDYKDKHIDTITKVNYILTNCLVAYLGAEVNYTRVTTWGYYNTTTGMWDGMIGELVHNTADLGASPLFFTTDRIAVIEYLAMTSETRSKFIFRSPKLSYTENVFVLPFDDKVWICVIAVIIVSSVLLLVTLWAEWRIANGDLELPPAPPDSSTMAASLRDTLLMMYGASCQQGSAVLPRSCSARTITMLTFTVLMFLYASYSANIVALLQSPSTKIQTLEDLLGSRLKFGVHDTVFNRHYFTHATEPTRRALYEQKIRRPYGPDAFIALEQGIDRIRHGLYAFHVEQGVGYKVISETYQEDEKCGLQEIQYLQVIDPYYAIQKNSSYKEMVKIG, encoded by the exons ATGGGCGGAAGAGATAAACAAGATTTAATTCTGCCCCTGATGATAGCGTCCCTGTTGCTTTCCGGCCATTCCGTTGCCGCCGCCGTGGACGCCTCCATGGTCGGTGCCGTTGGAGCATTGCTAAAGCTCATCGGGACGCCCCTGAAGGTGACCGCTTTTGTTGAGTGCTGGAATGAAG GGGAGAAGCTTATGTTTGCAAGGATCGGTCTCTCCGGCGGTCGTCATTTGATGCAGTTCGTTGAACCGAGACGAGCATCACCAGACGCACGGACAGATGTCAAGGATATGGATAATTACCGGAACGCCACGCTCGATGAAGATGCTGAAAGTCACCAgacgttggtggtggtggatctACGCTGCAACGGGTCGGAACGACTACTAGCTGAGGCTGGGCAGCGTCTGTATCTAAACTACCGCTGGCTACTGATGGATTCCAGTGAGGGTGGTGCCCCGTTGGGTATCGAGCACTATCTGGCTGTGCTGCAGGACTTGCCGGCCCTTGTCAGCAGTGAGATCTTTGTGATGCTGGAAGAAGACGGCCAATCAATACGATTTATGCAAG TTTACAGAGTGAGTCAAAATTCTGAACTGCTAACAGAACACTACGCTTTGTGGAATGCGACAGTACCAGGAGATACTGAGGGAGAGATGATCGATTTACGAACTCACAAAGTCACTTCGGTGCGGCGTAAAGATCTTCACGGTCACTATCTTCGTGCGTCGATGGTTATTACCAATCCGGATACGTTGAATCATCTCACGGACTACAA AGATAAACACATCGACACGATCACGAAGGTGAACTATATTTTGACTAACTGTCTGGTGGCATACCTTGGAGCCGAAGTGAACTACACCCGTGTGACAACCTGGGGCTACTACAACACTACCACCGGCATGTGGGATGGTATGATCGGTGAGCTAGTGCACAATACGGCCGACCTGGGTGCATCTCCGCTCTTCTTCACCACCGATCGCATTGCGGTGATCGAGTACCTTGCCATGACGTCCGAGACACGGTCCAAATTTATCTTTCGCTCACCGAAACTGTCCTACACCGAGAATGTGTTCGTATTGCCGTTCGATGAT AAAGTTTGGATCTGCGTCATTGCCGTCATCATTGTTTCCTCCGTCCTGCTGCTTGTTACGCTCTGGGCGGAATGGCGCATAGCGAACGGTGACCTGGAGCTGCCGCCAGCCCCGCCCGATTCCTCTACCATGGCCGCCAGCCTGCGTGACACGCTGCTCATGATGTACGGGGCGTCCTGCCAACAAGGCTCGGCCGTCTTACCACGCAGCTGCAGCGCCCGCACGATCACCATGCTTACCTTCACGGTGTTGATGTTCCTGTACGCTAGCTACTCGGCCAACATTGTCGCGCTGCTGCAGAGTCCCTCGACCAAGATCCAAACGCTGGAGGATTTGCTTGGCTCGCGGCTCAAGTTCGGTGTGCATGATACCGTGTTCAATCGGCACTACTTTACGCACGCCACCGAACCGACGCGCAGGGCACTGTACGAGCAGAAGATCCGCCGACCGTACGGACCGGACGCGTTCATAGCGCTGGAGCAGGGCATCGATCGGATACGGCATGGGTTGTATGCGTTTCACGTGGAACAGGGCGTCGGGTATAAGGTGATCAGCGAAACGTACCAGGAGGACGAAAAGTGTGGCCTGCAGGAAATACAGTACCTGCAGGTGATCGATCCGTACTACGCGATACAGAAGAACTCGTCGTACAAGGAGATGGTGAAGATTGGGTAA